Proteins from one Haemorhous mexicanus isolate bHaeMex1 chromosome 34, bHaeMex1.pri, whole genome shotgun sequence genomic window:
- the PIN1 gene encoding peptidyl-prolyl cis-trans isomerase NIMA-interacting 1 has protein sequence MAEEEKLPAGWEKRMSRSSGRVYYFNHLTNASQWGQSSGSGRAGGARAEPGRVRCSHLLVKHNQSRRPSSWRQERITRSKEEALELINGYIQKIKSGEEDFESLASQFSDCSSAKAGGDLGAFGRGQMQKPFEDASFALRAGEMSGPVFTESGIHIILRTE, from the exons atggcggaggaggagaagctgccCGCGGGGTGGGAGAAGCGCATGAGCCGCAGCTCCG GACGGGTGTACTACTTCAACCACCTGACGAACGCCAGCCAGTGGGGTCAAT CCAGTGGGAGCGGCCGAGCGGGGGGCGCGCGGGCGGAGCCGGGCCGCGTGCGCTGCTCGCACCTGCTGGTCAAGCACAACCAGTCGCGGCGGCCgagcagctggaggcaggagcGCATCACCCGCTCCAAGGAGGAGGCGCTGGAGCTCATCAACG GTTACATCCAGAAGATCAAATCAGGAGAGGAGGATTTTGAGTCTTTGGCTTCGCAGTTCAGCGACTGCAGCTCGGCCAAGGCCGGAGGGGACCTGGGAGCATTCGGGAGAG GGCAGATGCAGAAGCCATTCGAGGACGCCTCGTTCGCGCTGCGGGCCGGCGAGATGAGCGGCCCCGTGTTCACGGAATCCGGGATCCACATCATCCTCCGCACCGAGTGA